The nucleotide sequence CGAAGAAAAAAATAGACGGGCTGACAGACTCCAATCACCAGGGCATTGCAGCAGCGGTGGCGGCTTACAATTATGCGGAACTAGAAGATTTGTTCAAAGCAGCTGAAGCGCGTTCGGAAGATCCTTTCTTTTTGATATTGGATGAACTGGAAGATCCGCATAACTTGGGGTCGATCATGAGAACGGCCGATGCCATCGGAGTTCATGGCATCATCATTCCGAAACGGCGTGCAGTCGGCCTGACTGCAGTTGTAGCGAAGTCTTCAACAGGCGCTATTGAACATGTGCCGGTCGTCCGGGTCAATAATCTGTCGCAAGTGGTGGATGAATTGAAAAAACGCGGCGTTTGGATTGCCGGGACGGATGCCAAAGAATCCACGGATTATCGCAATATGGACGCCGGATTGCCGCTGGCGGTCATCATTGGCAGCGAAGGAAAAGGCATGAGCCGGATTCTCCGTGATAAATGCGATTTTTTGTATCAATTGCCGATGGTTGGCCACGTGACATCGTTGAATGCTTCTGTTGCCGCCAGTCTTTTGATGTACGAAGTCTATAGGAAGCGCAATCCGCTGGGTTGAAGCCATGGACATTCTACTGGTTGATGGATATAACATCATTGGAGACTGGTCAGAACTGAAGGAATTGAAAAAAGAAAAGCTCGCCGATGCCCGAGACCGGCTCGTTGAGCAAATGGCCGAGTACCAGAGCTATAAAGGGTGGCGCGTCATCATTGTGTTTGACGCCCATCTGGTTCCTGGTATAGAAGCGAAAAACAAGCGGCACGATATCGAAGTGATTTACACGAAAGAAAGCGAAACGGCAGATGAGCGGATTGAAAAGCTGGCTACAAGCTTGAGCAACCGCCGAGACCAGATTCATGTGGCGACGTCCGATATGACGGAACAGCGTGTGATATTCGGCAAAGGGGCCTTGCGGATTTCTGCCAGGGAATTAAAAATTGAGATGGATGAAATACAACAGAATATTTCAAAAAAAGTGAAAGAAATCCAGGAGCAGCGGGCATTTTCCAAGATTTCACTTTCGGATGAAGTGACAGAAGTTTTTGAAAAATGGAGACGTGGACAGAAATGATAGGTTGACGCTCAATTTTTGCTTCCTGTATACTGTTGATATCGAGGCTCGCGCAACCGGAGGGATAGCCGTGGTAAATCATGAGCAAGTTCAAGCCCAGCGATTCACAGAAATGACAGATGAAGAACTTGTTAGTTTAGTCCACAGCGGAAACACTGAAGCCCTGGATTTTTTAATCACGAAGTTTCGGCATTTCGTCCGCATGAAGGCCCGCTCCTATTTTCTGATCGGTGCTGACAAAGAAGACATTATCCAAGAAGGCATGATCGGTTTATACAAAGCGATCCGGGATTTTAAAAGCGACAAATTGTCTTCGTTCCGGGCATTTGCTGAATTGTGCATTATCCGCCAAATCATCACCGCGATTAAAACCGCTACCCGCCAAAAGCATATTCCGCTAAATTCCTATGTTTCTCTCGACAAGCCGATTTATGACGAGGAATCGGACCGGACGCTCATGGACGTATTGACCGGAAACGGTGCTGATGATCCAGAAGAGATGATGATCAACAATGAGGAATTTCTTTATATGGAAGCGAAGATGGGAGAAGTGCTGAGCGATTTGGAACGCGAAGTCCTGGCCCTTTATTTGGATGGCCAATCGTATCAGGAAATCTCCGAGAAGCTCGAACGCCATGTGAAATCAATCGACAACGCCCTTCAGCGGGTCAAGCGAAAGCTGGAGCGGCACCTTCAATTCGATGAGACGCGCATGTCGTAAAGTGCAGTTGACAGTTGACTTTTAAGGTGATACCCTTGAAAAAGCTGGAAACTCGAATAGGGTGAGAAAAATGGCTAAAAAAATCGTCTTAAGCTGCTCGAAATGTGCATCCCGCAATTATACGGTTCCAGCAAAACCGGAACCAGGCACACGTTTGGAACTTAAAAAATTCTGTGCTCATTGCAATGGGCATACCGTGCATAAACAAACGTTATGAATTTTAAGTGAAGGCCGAACGATATAGAGTAATTTTGAATTTCGGAGGTTTTTTAAACAATGGGCAACATTGGCAGTTTCTTCAAGAATGTCGTTTCGGAAATGAGAAAAGTAAGCTGGCCTAAACGGAAAGAATTGACCCGTTATACAATCGTCGTTCTTTCAACTGTAATCTTTATGGCTCTTTTCTTTGCATTGGTTGATACAGTGATTTCAGAATTGTTCCGATGGTTCTTAGCACTTTAATGCGATCATCAAGAATAACAGATAAAAAATAGCCCGTCAGTTTTTGAGAACGGGTTTTTTCATTTGGAAAAAAAGGAGGGATGGACGCACAGTCCGCTCGAATATGGAGAAAAATTGGTATGTAGTCCATACGTATTCCGGTTACGAGAACAAAGTAAAAGCGAACTTGGAAAAACGTGTAGAGACAATGGGCATGGAAGACCTGATCTTCCGCGTTATCATTCCGGAAGAACAGGAAACAGATTTTAAAGATGGCAAAAAACGCACAGTCATGCGCAAGACCTTCCCAGGATACGTTTTGGTGGAGTTAATCATGACAGATGAGTCTTGGTATGTGGTCAGAAACACTCCAGGGGTAACCGGCTTTATCGGTTCATCAGGCGGTGGAGCAAAACCGACGCCTCTATTGGATGAAGAAGTGGAGTTCATCTTGAAACAGATGGGCATGACTTCACGCAAAGTGGAAATCAACTTTGCTATCAGCGATACCGTAGAAGTAATGGAAGGGCCATTTGCGAACTTCCAAGGGAAAGTCGAAGAAATCGACGACACCAAAGGCAAAGTCAAAGTCTCGATTGATATTTTCGGACGCGAGACGAAAATGGAGCTTGATTTCGATCAAGTACAAAAAGTATAAAAGCCACTTGCTATTCTATTGCGGAAGTGGTATTATTTCATAGGTCAGACTGTCATCAGACAATTTGTACAAGATAACTAATTCTATCAACATAGTTGACAGAGATATTGAGTGGGAGGGGAAACCCTATTACCACATCACGGACTTAAGGAGGTGTGTTTCGTGGCTAAAAAAGTGATTAAAGTTGTAAAATTGCAGATCCCTGCAGCAAAAGCTAATCCAGCGCCACCAGTTGGTCCAGCATTGGGTCAAGCAGGTGTTAACATCATGGGCTTCTGTAAAGAGTTCAACGCGCGTACGGCAGATCAAGCAGGACTGATCATTCCAGTTGAGATTTCGGTATTTGAAGACCGTTCATTTACTTTCATTACGAAAACTCCACCCGCAGCTGTACTACTTAAAGTAGCAGCCGGTATTGAATCAGGTTCAGGCGAACCGAACCGCAATAAAGTAGCGACTGTGAAACGCGACAAAGTTCGCGAAATCGCAGAAACTAAAATGCCAGATCTAAATGCTGCTTCAGTTGAAGCTGCAATGTTGATGGTTGAAGGTACTGCTCGCAGCATGGGCATTACAATCGAAGACTAATACAGTAGTTGTTTTTGGATGGGTTGCGTGAGTTCAAAGTGAACCACGCAGCCTTTAATCGTGGGAGGTTTAAAACCGTTAGACCACAACAAGGAGGACGTTTAAAATGGCTAAAACAGGCAAAAAGCTGCAAGAAGCAGCAAAATTGATCGACCGTTCAAAATTATACGAAGCTAAAGAAGCGATCGAACTTGCTAAAAAAGCAAGCACAGTGAACTTTGATGCAACAGTAGAGGTAGCTTTCCGTCTTGGAATCGATACGCGCAAGAACGACCAGCAGATCCGTGGAGCAGTAGTGCTTCCAAACGGTACTGGTAAAACTCAAAGCGTATTGGTTTTCGCAAAAGGCGACAAACTTAAAGAAGCTGAAGCTGCAGGCGCTGACTTTGTTGGCGATGCTGAATATATCCAAAAAATCCAACAAGGATGGTTTGACTTCGACGTGATCGTAGCAACTCCTGACATGATGGGTGAAGTTGGTAAACTTGGACGCGTTTTAGGGCCAAAAGGCTTAATGCCAAACCCTAAAACAGGCACAGTTACATTTGATGTAACGAAAGCTGTTCAGGAAATCAAAGCTGGTAAAGTGGAATACCGTGCAGACAAAACAGGTATCATCCATGCACCAATCGGAAAAGTTTCTTTCGATGACAGCAAACTTGCTGAAAACTTAGAAGCGATCTACGATGTAGTCCTTAAAGCGAAGCCATCTTCTGCTAAAGGAACTTACATCAAATCTCTTAACGTAACTACTACTATGGGACCTGCTGTTAAAGTGGATTCTGGCACTGTAGGAAAATAAGAGTTTGACAAACCGTTTCGCCTTTGCTACAATAGCGAAGTTGTGAAATGTATATTCGTACCGCAGACAGCAGGGGCGCCAGCCGCTTAATTTATCCCTGCCGAGGACATGATGAATTCAGATGACATCTTTATTGATGCTGATCTTATGCCTCTGTGTCTGTAAAAAGACCAGAGGCTTTTCTTATGGACGTACCGGTATGAATGAAAAATCTATAGGAGGTGCCCAAATGACCAAAGCAGTTGAAACGAAAAAAGTAGTTGTGCAAACAATCGCTGACAAATTCGGTGCTGCAGCTTCTGTTGTAGTTGTCGATTACCGTGGTTTGAACGTTGCTCAATTAACAGAACTTCGTAAACAGCTTCGTGAAGCAGGAATTGAGTTTAAAGTTTACAAAAACTCAATGACTCGCCGTGCTACAGAAATGCACGGACTAGAAGCAATCAACGAACACTTGACAGGACCAAACGCGATTGCATTTTCAAATGAAGATGTAGTAGCACCAGCGAGAATCATCAACGATTTCGCTAAAAAGAACGAAGCGCTTGAAATTAAAGCGGGTATCATCGAAGGTAATGTATCATCTGCTGAAGATGTGAAAGCATTGGCAGAACTTCCATCACGCGAAGGCCTACTTTCTATGCTACTCAGCGTACTACAAGCACCAGTCCGCAACTTCGCTGCGATTACAAAAGCAGTTGCAGACAGCAAAGAAGAACAAGGCGCTTAATAAGTTAGCCGGATAAGCAAGACAAAAAAATTACCTTTCCATAGGAGGAAACTATAATGACACAAGAACAAATCTTAGACGCAATCAAAGAAATGACAGTTCTTCAACTTAACGACCTAGTAAAAGCAATCGAAGACGAGTTCGGCGTAACTGCTGCTGCTCCAGTTGCTGCAGCTGCTGCTGGCGGTGCTGCTGAAGAAGAGCAAACTGAATTTGACGTAATCCTAGCTTCTGCTGGCGATCAAAAAATCAAAGTTATCAAAGCAGTTCGCGAAGTTACTGGCCTAGGCTTGAAAGAAGCTAAAGCACTAGTTGACGAAGCTCCTAAAGCAATCAAAGAAGGCGCTACTAAAGAAGAAGCCGAAGAAATCAAAGGCAAACTTGAAGAAGTTGGCGCTTCAGTAGAAGTTAAGTAATTTCATCAATTTGTGAATAAGAAAGAAAGCTCGTCCGTATTTTCCGGCGGGCTTTTTTCTTCTTTCTGGATCAAACAATCCGGGATGAGCTGATAAAGGTAAGGAGGGCTCCAATGTCACAGCATTATTATTCCAAAAATCCTCAAACAAAAAGCAAACCTCAAGAATGGGCATATACGTTGCGGGGCGAGAAATTCCACTTCCAGACAGACACGGGTGTATTCAGCAAAAGCGATGTCGATTTCGGATCGCGTTTATTGATTGAGACTTTTGAAGATGCGGAGCAAGACGGCCCGATTCTGGATGTCGGCTGTGGGTATGGACCGATCGGAATGGCCATCGCAAAATCATTTCCTCAAAAAGAAGTGCATATGGTAGATGTGAACGCACGGGCGGTCGAATTGGCGAAAAAAAATGCCGAAAAAAACGGCATTCAAAACGTCCGGATTTATGAAAGTGACGGCTTGGCTTCGGTCGAATCGGAAGGGTTTTCTGCCATTTTGACCAACCCCCCGATTCGGGCGGGGAAAGAAACGATTTTTCGTTTTTATGAAGAAGCACATGAAAAATTGCAGAGTGGTGGTTCGCTGTGGGTAGTTATACAGAAAAAGCAGGGAGCTCCATCAACTCAGGAGAAATTAGAGGGGCTTTTCGGGAATTGTCGCACGGTTGACAAAAAGAAAGGTTACTTTATTTTTGAGGCAAGAAAAGTTTGACTTGACAAAACGGCTATGTTATTATAATGAAATGCAAAATTTATTATTTTGAGGTCGTTTGCCCTTTTTCGGGCATGGCATAGCGACAGTATTAATCACGGGTAAACCGGAAATGGGATGAATTTAGTCTCGTTTTCTTTTTGTCTTTTCGATATCATACACTATTTTGTAGGAATCGCAAAGACCTATAATCGTTTTATTGAGGGGTGAATAAGTTGGTAGGTCAACTAGTTCAGTACGGGCAACATCGTCAACGTAGAAGTTTTTCGAGAATTAAAGAAGTGCTCGAACTTCCTAACCTGATTGAGATCCAATCAGCGTCTTATGAGTGGTTCCTCGAAGAAGGATTGCGCGAAATGTTCCGAGACATCTCACCGATTGAAGATTTCACTGGAAATCTATCGCTTGAGTTCGTTGATTACAGTCTCGCAGAACCAAAGTATCCAGTCTCTGAATCGAAAGAACGGGACGTTACTTACGCAGCGCCACTTCGCGTGAAAGTGCGTCTACACAACAAAGAAACAGACGAAGTGAAGGAACAGGACGTCTTTATGGGTGATTTCCCATTAATGACTGAAACCGGAACTTTCGTGATCAATGGCGCTGAACGCGTTATCGTTTCTCAATTAGTGCGTTCACCAAGTGTTTACTTCCACGACAAAACCGACAAGAATGGTAAAAAAGGCTTTGGAGCGACGGTTATTCCAAACCGTGGTGCTTGGCTTGAATATGAAACCGATGCAAAAGATGTCGTGTATGTCCGAATCGACCGCACACGTAAATTGCCGGTAACTGTTCTTTTGAGAGCGCTTGGTTTCGGCTCCGACCAGGAAATCATCGATTTGCTTGGCGACAACGAATACCTGCAAAATACGCTTGAAAAAGATAATACGGAAAGCACGGAAAAAGCGTTGCTTGAAATTTATGAGCGCTTGCGTCCGGGCGAACCGCCAACAGTGGAAAGCGCGAAAAGCTTGCTTTACTCACGCTTTTTCGACCCAAAACGCTATGATTTAGCAAATGTGGGCCGCTACAAAATGAACAAAAAGCTGCACATCAAAAACCGCCTTTTCAATCAGACGATTGCGGAAACATTGGTGGATCCGGAAACGGGTGAAATTTTGGTTGAAGCAGGCACAGTTATTGACCGACGTGTCTTGGACCGTTTGATTCCTTACCTGGAAAGCGGCGTTAACTTCCATACCGTTTCTCAAACAGGCGGCGTTCTTGAAGGCGATGTTACATTGCAGTCAGTGAAGATCTACGCGCCGAATGATGAAAACCAAAAAGAAATCAATGTCATCAGCAATGCTTACATCGAAGACAAGATCAAACATGTAACGCAGGCTGATATCATTTCATCTATCAGTTACTTCTTTAACCTTCTTTACGGAGTTGGAAACACAGATGACATCGATCACCTGGGTAACCGTCGTCTTCGTTCAGTTGGGGAATTGCTGCAAAACCAATTCCGCATCGGTTTGTCCCGTATGGAACGTGTTGTGCGTGAGCGGATGTCAATTAATGACACACAGGCAATCGTGCCGCAGCAATTGATCAATATCCGTCCGGTTATTGCATCTATTAAAGAATTCTTCGGTAGTTCTCAGCTTTCCCAGTTTATGGACCAAACAAACCCGTTGGGCGAATTAACACACAAACGCCGTCTATCAGCGCTTGGACCTGGTGGTTTAACGCGTGAACGTGCCGGCTTTGAAGTGCGCGACGTTCATTACTCGCATTATGGCCGTATGTGTCCGATTGAAACACCTGAGGGTCCGAACATCGGGTTGATCAACACGCTTTCCACTTTCGCGAAAGTGAACAAATTCGGTTTCATTGAAACCCCTTATCGCCGGGTTGACCCGGAAACGGGAATCGTAACACCGCAAATCGACTACTTGACAGCTGACGAAGAAGATAATTACGTAGTAGCTCAGGCCAACTCGCGCTTATCGGATGATGGGTCGTTCGTAGAAGAAGAAGTAGTGGCACGTTTCCGTGGGGAAAACACATTGATCAAACGCGACCGCATTGATTATATGGACGTTTCTCCGAAGCAAGTCGTTTCAGTGGCGACAGCGTGTATCCCGTTCCTTGAAAACGATGACTCCAACCGGGCATTGATGGGAGCGAACATGCAGCGCCAGGCGGTTCCATTGTTAAATCCGGAAGCGCCTTTTGTGGGGACTGGGATGGAGCATTTGGCCGCACGTGATTCAGGAGCAGCAGTCATTGCAAAATATGACGGCATTGTTGAATCGGTTGAAGCGAGAGAAATCAAAGTACGCCGTATTGAAGAAGTGGATGGCCGGGAAGTAAAAGGCGATCTTACATCTTATAAATTACAGAAGTTTGTCCGCTCCAACCAAGGAACGAGCTATAACCAGCGTCCGATTGTAAAAGTCGGCGACCGGGTATCACCACGTGATATTTTAGCAGATGGACCTTCGATGGAACGCGGAGAAATGGCACTTGGCCGCAACGTATTAGTAGCATTCATGACTTGGGACGGCTTCAACTATGAAGATGCGATCATCATGAGTGAGCGTTTGGTGAAAGACGATGTGTATACATCTGTCCATATTGAAGAATATGAATCAGATTCGCGCGATACGAAACTTGGGCCGGAAGAAATCACACGCGACATCCCGAATGTCGGTGAAGATGCGCTTCGCAACCTTGACGACCGCGGAATCATCCGTGTCGGCGCAGAAGTGAAAGATGGCGACATCCTTGTTGGGAAGGTCACTCCAAAAGGGGTTACCGAACTTACAGCGGAAGAACGTCTCTTGCATGCGATTTTCGGTGAAAAAGCACGTGAAGTGCGCGATACGTCTCTACGAGTGCCACACGGCGCCGGCGGAATCGTCCTTGATGTGAAAATTTTCAACCGCGAAGACGGCGATGAATTGCCACCGGGTGTAAACCAATTGGTGCGCGCATACATCGTTCAAAAACGTAAAATCCAAGTCGGGGATAAAATGGCCGGACGTCACGGGAACAAAGGTGTAATCTCACGCATCCTTCCAGAAGAAGATATGCCGTTTATGCCGGACGGAACTCCTGTTGACATCATGCTTAACCCGCTTGGCGTACCATCACGGATGAACATCGGACAAGTACTTGAGCTTCACTTAGGTATGGCATCCCGTTCACTTGGAATTCATATGGCATCTTCAGTATTTGATGGAGCCAATGAAGAAGACGTGTGGGAAACAATGGAAGAAGCAGGCATGCCGCGCGACGGAAAAACCGTTCTTTATGATGGCCGTTCAGGGGAAGCATTTGATAACCGTGTATCTGTAGGAATCATGTACATGATCAAACTTGCACACATGGTCGATGACAAATTGCACGCCCGTTCTACTGGTCCTTATTCATTAGTTACGCAACAGCCTCTTGGCGGTAAAGCGCAATTCGGTGGACAGCGTTTTGGTGAGATGGAAGTTTGGGCTCTTGAAGCATATGGAGCTGCCCATACCCTCCAAGAAATCTTAACGGTGAAGTCGGATGATGTTGTAGGACGTGTGAAAACTTATGAAGCAATTGTTAAAGGTGAGAGTGTTCCAGAGCCAAGCGTTCCGGAATCATTCAAAGTTTTGATCAAGGAACTTCAAAGTTTAGGTATGGATGTTAAAATGTTGACGATTGACGACGAAGAAATTGAATTGCGCGATTTGGATGAAGAAGAAGACCTTCAGCCTGCGGATTCATTGAATATCCTGCCAATTGCAGATACCGAAGCACCTGTTGGAACAGTTGATTGATAAAATTTTGGAAGCGGACGGTCCAAGCCTGCCGTCCGGCTTCTAATCACTTGGTCTTAAACGAGGACAAGCCGTACAGAAACTCGAGACAAAAGGGAGGTAGGCTCCTTGATAGATGTTAACAATTTTGAGTATATGAAAATCGGATTGGCGTCACCCGATAAAATCCGCTCATGGTCTTATGGAGAAGTCAAAAAGCCAGAAACAATTAACTACCGTACACTAAAGCCAGAAAAAGACGGTTTGTTCTGTGAACGTATTTTCGGTCCTACAAAAGACTGGGAATGCCATTGCGGAAAATACAAACGCGTCCGTTATAAAGGTGTAGTCTGCGATCGCTGTGGCGTTGAAGTCACACGTTCAAAAGTACGCCGTGAGCGCATGGGCCACATTGAACTTGCAGCTCCTGTATCACATATTTGGTATTTCAAAGGAATTCCGAGCCGCATGGGCCTTATCTTGGACATGTCTCCGCGTTCACTTGAAGAAGTTATTTATTTCGCTTCTTATGTAGTGATCGATCCTGCGGATACACCGCTTGAAAAGAAACAGCTTCTTTCGGAAAAAGAATACCGCGCTTATCGCGATAAGTTCGGCAAAAAATTCCAAGCTGCAATGGGTGCTGAAGCAATCAAACGACTTCTGCAGGAAATCGATCTTGAACGCGAAACAGATTCATTGAAAGAAGAATTGAAAACTGCTCAAGGACAACGCCGCACACGTGCAATCAAACGCCTTGAAGTAGTGGAATCTTTCCGTAATTCCGGAAACAATCCGGACTGGATGATTCTTGATGTTCTTCCGGTTATTCCACCGGAATTGCGCCCGATGGTTCAATTGGACGGCGGACGTTTTGCGACTTCTGACTTGAACGATTTGTATCGTCGCGTAATTAACCGGAACAACCGCTTAAAACGCTTGTTAGACCTTGGTGCACCTAGCATCATCGTTCAAAACGAAAAACGTATGCTGCAGGAAGCTGTTGATGCGTTGATCGATAACGGCCGCCGCGGCCGTCCTGTTACTGGACCGGGTAACCGTCCATTAAAATCTCTTTCTCACATGCTGAAAGGGAAACAAGGGCGTTTCCGTCAAAACCTTCTTGGTAAACGTGTTGACTATTCAGGCCGTTCCGTTATTGTTGTAGGACCGAACTTGAAAATGTACCAGTGCGGATTGCCGAAAGGAATGGCGATTGAGCTTTTCAAGCCTTTTGTCATGAAAGAACTTGTTGAACGTGGCTTAGCCCATAACATCAAGAGCGCAAAACGCAAAATCGAGCGTTTGCATTCAGAAGTTTGGGATGTACTCGAAGACGTGATCAAGGAGCATCCGGTTCTATTGAACCGTGCACCAACGCTTCACAGACTCGGTATCCAGGCGTTTGAACCAACGCTTGTGGAAGGCAAAGCAATCCGTCTTCATCCGCTTGTATGTACTGCATACAACGCCGATTTTGATGGTGACCAAATGGCCGTCCACGTACCGCTTTCTTCTGAAGCACAAGCGGAAGCTCGCCTTCTTATGCTTGCTGCCCAGAACATTTTGAACCCGAAAGACGGAAAACCGGTTGTAACTCCATCTCAGGATATGGTTTTAGGAAACTATTACTTAACACTTGAGCGCAAAGGGGCTACAGGGGAAGGTGCCACATTCTCTGGACCTGAAGAAGTATTTGTTGCTTATCAGACAGGGCATGTTCACCTTCATACAAGAATTGCAATTCTTGCTGGTTCTTTGAAGAATCCGACGTTTACAGAAGAGCAGAACAAAATGCTCCTATTGACATCTGTCGGCAAAATTATCTTCAATGAAATTCTGCCGGAGTCGTTCCCGTACATTAACGAACCGACTGATTATAATTTGCAGGTGGAAACGCCAGCGAAATATTTTGTGCCAACTACCACAGATATCCGCACATATATCGCGGAAGCTGAATTGGTAACGCCATTCAAGAAGAAAATTCTTGGTGAAATCATTGCCGAAGTGTTCAAACGTTTCCACATCACGGAAACTTCAAGAATGCTTGACCGCATGAAGAGCCTTGGATTCAAATATTCAACACAAGCGGGTATTACCGTTGGGGTTGCCGATATCGTCGTACTTCCTGATAAAGGTGAAATCCTGGTTGATGCCCAAGCGAATGTTGATAAAGTGATGAAACAATTCCGCCGCGGATTGATTACTGAAGAAGAACGTTATGCACGCGTCATCTCTTATTGGAGCAATGCAAAAGATATCATTCAGGAAAAACTGATGGCATCTCTTGATAAATTAAACCCGATTTATATGATGAGTGACTCCGGAGCCCGAGGTAACGCATCCAACTTTACTCAGCTTGCTGGTATGCGCGGACTTATGGCCAACCCGGCTGGACGCATTATCGAACTTCCAATCAAATCTTCTTTCCGTGAAGGTTTAACGGTACTTGAATACTTCATCTCTACTCACGGTGCGCGTAAAGGTCTTGCCGATACAGCACTGAAAACAGCCGATTCCGGTTACTTGACTCGCCGTTTGGTAGACGTAGCACAAGACGCTATTGTCCGCGAAAACGACTGTGGCACAGACCGCGGATTGCTGGTAGGAGCATTGATGGAAGGCACTGAAGTGATTGAAGAGCTGGATGAGCGTATTTTAGGCCGCCATGCGAAGAAAACAATCCGCCACCCTGAAACAAAAGAAGTGATTGTAGCGAAAGACGAATTGATCACGCAAGACCTGACTCGCTTGATTATGGAAGCAGGCATTAAAGAAGTGACAATCCGTTCTGCGTTTACATGTAATACGAAACACGGCGTTTGTAAGAAATGTTACGGCACGAACTTGGCAACTGGCGACGAAGTTGAAGTGGGCGAAGCAGTAGGTATTATTGCAGCTCAATCAATCGGTGAGCCGGGAACTCAGCTTACAATGCGTACATTCCATACAGGCGGGGTTGCGGGAGACGATATTACACAAGGTCTTCCACGTATCCAGGAAATTTTTGAGTCAAGAAATCCGAAAGGCCAAGCGGTTATTTCAGAAATCAACGGTACGATTACCGAAGTGGATGAAATCCGTGAAGGCCAAAAAGAAATCACGATTCAAGGGGACGTCGAAACACGCAAATACTTGGCGCCATATAATGCGCGTCTAAAAGTCCAAGTGGATGATGTTATCCGCCGCGGCGAAGTATTGACGGACGGTTCGATTGATCCGAAACAATTGCTGCAAGTAAAAGATGTTCAATCTGTTCAAGTGTACTTGCTGAAAGAAGTTCAAAAAGTATACCGTATGCAAGGGGTAGAAATCGGCGATAAGCACGTTGAAGTTATGGTTCGACAAATGTTCCGTAAAGTCCGCGTCATTGAAGCTGGAGATACTGACTTGCTGCCAGGTTCACTATTGGATATTCACCAGTTTACAGAAGCGAATGAAAAGGCTGTTCTAGAAGGCAACTTGCCAGCGACAAGCCGCCCAGTCATTCTT is from Planococcus liqunii and encodes:
- the rpoB gene encoding DNA-directed RNA polymerase subunit beta — its product is MVGQLVQYGQHRQRRSFSRIKEVLELPNLIEIQSASYEWFLEEGLREMFRDISPIEDFTGNLSLEFVDYSLAEPKYPVSESKERDVTYAAPLRVKVRLHNKETDEVKEQDVFMGDFPLMTETGTFVINGAERVIVSQLVRSPSVYFHDKTDKNGKKGFGATVIPNRGAWLEYETDAKDVVYVRIDRTRKLPVTVLLRALGFGSDQEIIDLLGDNEYLQNTLEKDNTESTEKALLEIYERLRPGEPPTVESAKSLLYSRFFDPKRYDLANVGRYKMNKKLHIKNRLFNQTIAETLVDPETGEILVEAGTVIDRRVLDRLIPYLESGVNFHTVSQTGGVLEGDVTLQSVKIYAPNDENQKEINVISNAYIEDKIKHVTQADIISSISYFFNLLYGVGNTDDIDHLGNRRLRSVGELLQNQFRIGLSRMERVVRERMSINDTQAIVPQQLINIRPVIASIKEFFGSSQLSQFMDQTNPLGELTHKRRLSALGPGGLTRERAGFEVRDVHYSHYGRMCPIETPEGPNIGLINTLSTFAKVNKFGFIETPYRRVDPETGIVTPQIDYLTADEEDNYVVAQANSRLSDDGSFVEEEVVARFRGENTLIKRDRIDYMDVSPKQVVSVATACIPFLENDDSNRALMGANMQRQAVPLLNPEAPFVGTGMEHLAARDSGAAVIAKYDGIVESVEAREIKVRRIEEVDGREVKGDLTSYKLQKFVRSNQGTSYNQRPIVKVGDRVSPRDILADGPSMERGEMALGRNVLVAFMTWDGFNYEDAIIMSERLVKDDVYTSVHIEEYESDSRDTKLGPEEITRDIPNVGEDALRNLDDRGIIRVGAEVKDGDILVGKVTPKGVTELTAEERLLHAIFGEKAREVRDTSLRVPHGAGGIVLDVKIFNREDGDELPPGVNQLVRAYIVQKRKIQVGDKMAGRHGNKGVISRILPEEDMPFMPDGTPVDIMLNPLGVPSRMNIGQVLELHLGMASRSLGIHMASSVFDGANEEDVWETMEEAGMPRDGKTVLYDGRSGEAFDNRVSVGIMYMIKLAHMVDDKLHARSTGPYSLVTQQPLGGKAQFGGQRFGEMEVWALEAYGAAHTLQEILTVKSDDVVGRVKTYEAIVKGESVPEPSVPESFKVLIKELQSLGMDVKMLTIDDEEIELRDLDEEEDLQPADSLNILPIADTEAPVGTVD
- the rpoC gene encoding DNA-directed RNA polymerase subunit beta' encodes the protein MIDVNNFEYMKIGLASPDKIRSWSYGEVKKPETINYRTLKPEKDGLFCERIFGPTKDWECHCGKYKRVRYKGVVCDRCGVEVTRSKVRRERMGHIELAAPVSHIWYFKGIPSRMGLILDMSPRSLEEVIYFASYVVIDPADTPLEKKQLLSEKEYRAYRDKFGKKFQAAMGAEAIKRLLQEIDLERETDSLKEELKTAQGQRRTRAIKRLEVVESFRNSGNNPDWMILDVLPVIPPELRPMVQLDGGRFATSDLNDLYRRVINRNNRLKRLLDLGAPSIIVQNEKRMLQEAVDALIDNGRRGRPVTGPGNRPLKSLSHMLKGKQGRFRQNLLGKRVDYSGRSVIVVGPNLKMYQCGLPKGMAIELFKPFVMKELVERGLAHNIKSAKRKIERLHSEVWDVLEDVIKEHPVLLNRAPTLHRLGIQAFEPTLVEGKAIRLHPLVCTAYNADFDGDQMAVHVPLSSEAQAEARLLMLAAQNILNPKDGKPVVTPSQDMVLGNYYLTLERKGATGEGATFSGPEEVFVAYQTGHVHLHTRIAILAGSLKNPTFTEEQNKMLLLTSVGKIIFNEILPESFPYINEPTDYNLQVETPAKYFVPTTTDIRTYIAEAELVTPFKKKILGEIIAEVFKRFHITETSRMLDRMKSLGFKYSTQAGITVGVADIVVLPDKGEILVDAQANVDKVMKQFRRGLITEEERYARVISYWSNAKDIIQEKLMASLDKLNPIYMMSDSGARGNASNFTQLAGMRGLMANPAGRIIELPIKSSFREGLTVLEYFISTHGARKGLADTALKTADSGYLTRRLVDVAQDAIVRENDCGTDRGLLVGALMEGTEVIEELDERILGRHAKKTIRHPETKEVIVAKDELITQDLTRLIMEAGIKEVTIRSAFTCNTKHGVCKKCYGTNLATGDEVEVGEAVGIIAAQSIGEPGTQLTMRTFHTGGVAGDDITQGLPRIQEIFESRNPKGQAVISEINGTITEVDEIREGQKEITIQGDVETRKYLAPYNARLKVQVDDVIRRGEVLTDGSIDPKQLLQVKDVQSVQVYLLKEVQKVYRMQGVEIGDKHVEVMVRQMFRKVRVIEAGDTDLLPGSLLDIHQFTEANEKAVLEGNLPATSRPVILGITKASLETESFLSAASFQETTRVLTDAAIKGKRDELLGLKENVIIGKLVPAGTGMQRYRQIKIARSEKEAQQEIVGTES